One window of Nocardia nova SH22a genomic DNA carries:
- a CDS encoding siderophore-interacting protein yields MGKGFNGIVLKAFGADDYRFTVTSTQRVSDKYLRIGFTGGGLLAAHPVHPTQWVRIWFAEDNGNLVQRGYTLVDPNPEADTFDIEFALHGGPASRWAENAAVGDILDATVMGSKFAVPEPIPSEFVIFGDSASLPAINSLLDAIGETPARVWLEWQHESEQSLPVRVGPKTEVTWVERVNYGQLLRQAADSVSCASDAFGWAACDAATTRAIGKSLKGKLPKGNVAVRGYWR; encoded by the coding sequence ATGGGCAAAGGCTTCAACGGCATCGTTCTCAAGGCATTCGGCGCCGACGACTACCGGTTCACCGTGACCTCGACACAGCGTGTCAGCGACAAGTACCTGCGCATCGGCTTCACCGGCGGCGGCCTGCTGGCCGCCCACCCGGTGCACCCCACCCAGTGGGTGCGCATCTGGTTCGCCGAGGACAACGGCAATCTGGTCCAGCGCGGCTACACCCTGGTCGACCCGAACCCCGAAGCCGACACCTTCGACATCGAATTCGCTCTGCACGGCGGTCCCGCCTCCCGCTGGGCCGAGAACGCCGCAGTCGGCGACATCCTCGACGCCACCGTCATGGGCTCCAAATTCGCTGTGCCCGAACCGATCCCGTCGGAGTTCGTGATCTTCGGCGACAGCGCCTCTTTGCCCGCCATCAACTCCCTGCTCGACGCCATCGGCGAAACCCCCGCCCGCGTCTGGCTGGAATGGCAACACGAATCCGAACAGTCCCTCCCCGTCCGCGTAGGCCCGAAAACCGAGGTCACCTGGGTAGAGCGGGTGAACTACGGCCAACTACTCCGCCAGGCCGCCGATTCGGTGAGCTGCGCCTCCGACGCCTTCGGCTGGGCAGCCTGCGACGCCGCCACCACGCGCGCGATCGGAAAATCCCTGAAAGGCAAGCTGCCCAAGGGAAATGTGGCCGTGCGGGGGTACTGGCGCTGA
- a CDS encoding condensation domain-containing protein, which yields MNILDVVALSPLQRGLYTVSSLAQGVDPYLVTFAVRVEGLTDLPALRRAFDGVLQRYPHLGAAVLAEDVPHPVLVITSDAEIGWRELDLRDAADPDEAARELYWAEARTRIDLDRGPLFRVVAARVGDNDYELVCTAHHIVVDGWSIPLLFADLIALHSGAGAALPPAPPLREHAAWLATRDTEASGRAWAAALDGLAPMAMIGPPAPSELDLPIIGEARLDRTATEALTSWARANGLTLNTVLQLAWGRVLSGLTGRDDVVFGQTTSGRDASLPNADRLVGALVTTIPVRVRLDDRAPAEVGALLQRTVAQTRAHEYLGIAEITRQAGAGQLFDTLLVFENSPTGSVTAAMPMGGGATLTPRRVDSPSHYPLAVVPVVENGELICRVETRPDVLTTFDPDRMARRVLAVAARITDAPRCSAVDVLLPDEPAALTARSLPEAGRVGTAPTGESAAAAADFAVATENYQLIATRDDAGRRPTAGLSGSVATADAQTATDAEAHGPSGATRDVVGRVTDGLSPDAVDRAAIDVRVPDGRLMTAEGVAAGGFRTVPEALFAATEAASETIAVVDALGTHTYDEFGSAVRTLASGLESSGVRPGDAVAVMLPRDRRVLHAPFAVGSTGAVCVHVDPATPADRVAYLLTTSGAQVVLADADRAELLAEVRAQGVPCRHGIPDNTGQLRFADADVADIGARADSGVVAERGPHIGSDSDGLHRTGPQGVHGDSVSPAASRGDVLPESSGRSQAPRGYPDATFYVVFTSGTTGRPKGVAVPHRALLDHWSNHERRIFAPTSAALGRTLRIGHGWSTGFDAAWQPTVALLSGHTVVLLGDEVRTDAERIVGAIGEFGIDIFDTSPSMLNRLIAAGLFGSRDGVETCPLAILALGGEAISPDTWRRLQGLPDTRVINFYGPTETTVEALMADVHEHDAPTIGRPFDAMVSHVLDHRLRPVPPGGQGELYLSGPQLALGYLARPGTTAGAFVAGASGERRYRTGDLVRRAADGTVSYEGRIDSQVKINGYRVEPDEVSVVLRELDGVRHAAALAFTDNGRTRLGALVVGDRPVAGIRSELARRLPQFLVPTRIVQVDEIPLNRNDKLDVHAATALLARPAVTGEAAQPRTDTERALLAVLEAMSGDNHSRIGILDSLVDLGIDSIGVIDLVSRLRGAGYRISAREVLAAADLRDLAHRLDNPEEDEETAAEVIPAGTVLPLTALAREIISHGDYRYLAQSQVISLDAAATADSVIERIEALATAHPTLRSRLDLAEDHPALIVGETSSIAELFVVADEHDGTSAATHLADTVARLDPDSGRMIAATLLTGPRPRLVLSIHHLAVDVVSWLILVDDLRRMEQGQPPLNEHAAEPVTTSRAATPPTLGQALEGRVTDPRRHRARQAVQHTVDLGPDTTAALLRRCSETGVTLEDMLLMGCARVVSDTGDDSGRIAITRESHGRAPDDETRRVGWFTVEETVLVPEAGLAWTPDSGPAPLDDRTLTARGQIRLNHLGRFDVLQFGDAPWSPVPLPELSGEFGIAVHPDLPLRFTIDVNTAVVYRDSRPSLVAVFDMNSAVLDAAGAQERAQRWRAVLSEFAAPEFAGQVGAG from the coding sequence GCTCACCGATCTTCCCGCGCTGCGGCGGGCGTTCGACGGTGTGCTGCAACGGTATCCGCACCTCGGTGCGGCCGTGCTCGCCGAGGATGTGCCGCATCCGGTGCTCGTGATCACCTCCGACGCCGAGATCGGCTGGCGTGAACTGGATCTGCGCGACGCCGCCGATCCGGACGAGGCGGCGCGCGAACTCTATTGGGCGGAGGCGCGCACTCGTATCGATCTCGATCGCGGTCCGCTGTTCCGGGTGGTGGCCGCCCGGGTCGGCGACAACGACTACGAATTGGTGTGCACCGCACACCACATCGTGGTCGACGGCTGGTCGATCCCGCTGCTGTTCGCCGATCTGATCGCCCTGCACAGCGGTGCCGGTGCGGCCCTGCCGCCCGCGCCGCCGCTGCGCGAACACGCCGCCTGGCTCGCCACCCGCGACACCGAGGCTTCCGGGCGCGCCTGGGCCGCGGCACTGGACGGGCTGGCACCCATGGCGATGATCGGCCCGCCCGCCCCCTCCGAACTCGATCTGCCGATCATCGGCGAGGCCCGGCTGGACCGCACCGCCACCGAGGCGCTGACCTCCTGGGCGCGGGCCAACGGCCTCACCCTCAACACCGTGCTCCAATTGGCCTGGGGCCGTGTTCTTTCCGGACTCACCGGCCGTGACGACGTGGTCTTCGGACAGACCACCTCCGGCCGCGACGCCTCACTGCCCAATGCCGATCGGCTCGTCGGCGCGCTGGTCACCACCATCCCCGTCCGGGTACGCCTGGACGACCGCGCTCCCGCCGAGGTGGGCGCACTGCTGCAGCGCACGGTCGCGCAGACCCGCGCGCACGAATATCTGGGCATCGCCGAGATCACCCGCCAGGCCGGGGCCGGGCAGCTGTTCGACACCCTCCTGGTCTTCGAGAACTCACCCACCGGATCCGTCACCGCCGCCATGCCCATGGGCGGCGGCGCCACATTGACTCCCCGCCGCGTGGACTCCCCGAGCCACTACCCGCTCGCGGTCGTCCCGGTGGTCGAGAACGGCGAACTGATCTGCCGCGTGGAAACCCGCCCGGACGTGCTGACCACCTTCGATCCCGATCGGATGGCGCGGCGTGTCCTCGCGGTCGCTGCCCGGATCACCGACGCACCACGATGCAGTGCGGTCGACGTACTGCTCCCCGACGAGCCCGCCGCGCTGACCGCGCGCAGCTTGCCGGAGGCGGGACGTGTCGGGACCGCTCCGACTGGTGAATCGGCCGCAGCGGCAGCCGATTTCGCTGTGGCCACTGAGAACTACCAGCTCATCGCCACGCGGGACGATGCTGGACGTCGGCCGACCGCCGGGCTGAGTGGTTCTGTTGCCACGGCCGATGCGCAGACGGCAACCGATGCCGAGGCGCACGGCCCGTCGGGCGCGACCCGCGATGTGGTGGGCCGCGTGACCGACGGCCTGTCTCCCGACGCGGTCGATCGAGCCGCGATCGACGTCCGAGTGCCAGACGGCCGACTGATGACCGCCGAGGGCGTTGCGGCTGGTGGGTTCCGTACGGTTCCGGAGGCGTTGTTCGCGGCGACCGAGGCCGCGTCGGAGACGATTGCCGTGGTCGATGCGCTCGGAACGCATACCTACGACGAATTCGGTTCCGCGGTACGCACTTTGGCGTCCGGACTCGAATCGTCCGGGGTGCGCCCGGGGGATGCCGTCGCCGTCATGCTGCCGCGCGACCGCCGAGTTCTGCACGCTCCCTTCGCTGTCGGCTCCACCGGCGCGGTTTGTGTGCACGTCGATCCGGCCACGCCTGCCGACCGCGTGGCCTATCTGCTGACGACCAGTGGCGCCCAGGTGGTCCTGGCCGATGCCGACCGGGCCGAGTTGCTCGCGGAAGTCCGGGCGCAGGGTGTGCCGTGCCGTCACGGCATACCCGACAACACCGGCCAGCTCAGATTTGCCGATGCCGATGTTGCCGACATTGGTGCGCGGGCCGACTCCGGTGTCGTTGCCGAGCGCGGGCCTCACATCGGGTCAGATTCCGATGGTCTGCATCGCACGGGTCCGCAAGGCGTGCACGGTGATTCGGTGTCTCCGGCCGCCTCGCGCGGGGATGTGCTGCCGGAATCCTCCGGGCGCTCGCAAGCTCCGCGGGGATACCCCGATGCCACCTTCTACGTCGTATTCACCTCCGGAACCACCGGCCGCCCCAAGGGTGTCGCGGTCCCGCACCGCGCGCTGCTGGACCATTGGTCCAACCATGAACGCCGCATCTTCGCCCCCACCTCGGCCGCGCTGGGACGCACGCTGCGGATCGGGCACGGGTGGTCTACCGGGTTCGATGCCGCCTGGCAGCCCACCGTCGCTCTGCTGAGCGGGCATACCGTGGTGCTCCTCGGTGACGAGGTGCGGACGGATGCCGAGCGGATCGTCGGGGCCATCGGCGAATTCGGGATCGATATCTTCGACACCTCGCCGTCGATGCTGAATCGGCTGATCGCGGCGGGGCTGTTCGGTTCCCGGGATGGTGTCGAGACGTGTCCGCTCGCGATTCTGGCGCTCGGCGGCGAGGCGATCAGCCCGGATACCTGGCGACGCCTGCAAGGGCTGCCGGACACCCGGGTGATCAACTTCTACGGCCCCACCGAAACCACGGTCGAGGCGCTGATGGCCGATGTGCACGAACACGACGCGCCCACCATCGGGCGGCCCTTCGACGCGATGGTCTCGCACGTCCTCGATCATCGGCTGCGGCCGGTGCCGCCCGGCGGGCAAGGGGAGCTTTATCTGTCCGGTCCGCAACTCGCTCTCGGCTATCTGGCGCGGCCGGGTACGACCGCCGGTGCGTTCGTGGCGGGTGCGTCGGGTGAAAGGCGTTACCGCACCGGCGATCTGGTGCGGCGCGCTGCCGACGGCACGGTCTCCTACGAGGGCCGCATCGACTCGCAGGTGAAGATCAACGGCTATCGGGTCGAACCCGACGAGGTGAGCGTCGTCCTGCGTGAACTCGACGGTGTGCGGCACGCCGCGGCACTGGCGTTCACCGACAACGGCCGGACCCGCCTCGGCGCCCTGGTCGTGGGCGATCGCCCGGTCGCGGGCATCCGATCCGAACTCGCGCGGCGGCTGCCGCAGTTCCTGGTCCCGACCCGCATCGTCCAGGTCGACGAGATTCCGTTGAACCGCAACGACAAACTCGATGTGCACGCGGCGACGGCGCTGCTGGCCCGTCCGGCGGTCACCGGTGAGGCGGCACAACCGCGCACCGATACCGAACGCGCCCTGCTGGCCGTACTCGAGGCGATGAGCGGCGACAACCACTCGCGCATCGGAATCCTGGACAGCCTGGTCGATCTCGGAATCGACAGTATCGGCGTCATAGATCTGGTGTCCCGGTTGCGCGGTGCGGGATACCGCATCTCGGCACGAGAGGTATTGGCGGCGGCCGATCTTCGCGATCTGGCCCACCGCCTCGACAATCCGGAAGAGGACGAGGAAACGGCGGCCGAGGTGATCCCCGCCGGTACGGTCCTGCCGCTGACCGCACTGGCACGCGAGATCATCTCGCACGGCGATTACCGCTATCTGGCCCAGTCCCAGGTCATTTCGCTCGATGCGGCCGCCACCGCGGACTCCGTGATCGAGCGGATCGAGGCACTGGCCACCGCACATCCGACGCTGCGCTCACGTCTCGACCTCGCCGAGGATCACCCCGCGCTGATCGTTGGGGAGACCTCCAGCATCGCGGAACTGTTCGTGGTGGCCGACGAGCACGACGGAACCAGTGCCGCAACCCATCTGGCCGATACCGTCGCCCGCCTCGATCCGGACAGCGGTCGAATGATCGCCGCCACGTTGCTCACCGGCCCGCGGCCGCGCCTGGTGCTGTCCATCCATCACCTCGCGGTGGATGTGGTGTCCTGGTTGATCCTCGTCGACGATCTGCGGCGGATGGAGCAGGGACAGCCGCCGTTGAACGAGCATGCGGCCGAACCGGTTACGACGTCTCGAGCTGCCACCCCGCCGACTCTCGGACAAGCTCTGGAGGGCCGGGTCACCGATCCGCGTCGCCACCGCGCTCGCCAGGCCGTCCAGCACACGGTCGATCTCGGCCCCGACACCACCGCGGCGCTGCTGCGGCGCTGCTCGGAAACCGGTGTGACACTGGAGGACATGCTGCTCATGGGCTGCGCGCGGGTCGTCTCCGACACCGGCGACGATTCCGGCCGGATCGCGATCACCCGTGAATCCCACGGCCGCGCACCCGATGACGAAACCCGCCGGGTCGGCTGGTTCACCGTCGAGGAGACGGTACTGGTGCCGGAGGCCGGGCTCGCCTGGACACCGGATTCGGGCCCCGCGCCCTTGGACGACCGGACGCTGACCGCCCGCGGGCAGATCCGGCTCAATCATCTGGGTCGTTTCGATGTGCTGCAATTCGGCGATGCGCCCTGGTCACCGGTGCCGCTACCGGAGCTCAGCGGCGAATTCGGCATCGCCGTCCATCCCGATCTGCCACTACGGTTCACGATCGATGTGAATACTGCTGTGGTGTACCGGGATTCCAGACCGTCACTCGTGGCGGTGTTCGATATGAACTCCGCGGTGCTCGACGCGGCCGGAGCGCAGGAGCGCGCGCAGCGCTGGCGGGCCGTCCTGAGCGAGTTCGCGGCGCCCGAATTTGCGGGCCAGGTAGGAGCAGGGTGA
- a CDS encoding ABC transporter ATP-binding protein has protein sequence MIRKIFALVPPELRRYIPRHLALIAFGSLGQIAAYLLLIPVLQALFDGDFGRAWRWTAWLAVAVIVASVCTYQQLLVGLRIGVGMMRGVQTRLGDHLSTLPLGWFATANAGSISRMVVGGVREIMGVVNYLLAPVVTAVLVPVGVAIGVLFIDWPVALAMLISLPILLLVSNWANNSYTRADRGLDAAAVEANSRVVEFAQAQPVLRAFGAVGAGNRALNRALEAQRGAARRMIAASVPGLMVFALCVQIVFLVVVAVIVGRGTGGDLSIPVTIALIAVTARFIEPINRAAQLSTAIRSAGDAAERITDFLAEHDLAEATEPVTPGPAEIVFDKVEFGYREGEKVIDEVSFTVPSGTTTAIVGPSGGGKTTLLKLASRFYDVGSGSITVGGHDVRRQPSETLLRQVSLVFQDVYLFNETVSDNIRIGNPDATDEQVRRAAEIARVDEIVEHLPEGWDAAVGEGGAALSGGERQRVSIARALLKDAPIVLLDEATSALDPHSEAAVVRGIHELTRDKTVVVVAHRLSTIAHADQILFVEGGKIAERGTHAELLELGGRYAHFWSERSRATGWHLVDA, from the coding sequence GTGATCAGGAAGATCTTCGCGCTCGTTCCGCCGGAGCTGCGCCGCTACATCCCGCGCCACCTGGCCTTGATCGCGTTCGGGTCACTGGGCCAGATCGCGGCCTATCTGCTGTTGATTCCCGTGCTGCAGGCGCTGTTCGACGGTGATTTCGGCCGGGCCTGGCGGTGGACGGCGTGGCTGGCGGTCGCGGTGATCGTGGCGTCGGTGTGCACCTATCAGCAACTGCTGGTCGGTCTGCGGATCGGTGTCGGCATGATGCGCGGCGTGCAGACGCGCCTCGGCGATCATCTGAGCACGTTGCCGCTGGGCTGGTTCGCCACCGCCAACGCCGGATCCATTTCGCGGATGGTCGTCGGCGGGGTGCGCGAGATCATGGGTGTGGTCAACTATCTGCTCGCGCCGGTGGTGACCGCGGTCCTCGTGCCGGTCGGCGTCGCGATCGGCGTGCTGTTCATCGACTGGCCGGTCGCACTCGCGATGCTGATCAGCCTGCCGATCCTGCTGCTGGTGAGCAATTGGGCCAACAACAGCTACACCCGCGCCGACCGGGGGCTCGATGCCGCTGCGGTGGAAGCGAATTCGCGGGTCGTGGAGTTCGCGCAGGCGCAGCCGGTGCTGCGGGCCTTCGGTGCGGTCGGCGCCGGTAACCGCGCGCTGAATCGGGCATTGGAAGCGCAACGCGGCGCCGCGCGCCGGATGATCGCGGCCAGCGTTCCCGGCCTCATGGTCTTCGCCTTGTGCGTGCAGATCGTGTTCCTGGTCGTCGTGGCCGTGATCGTGGGCCGGGGGACCGGCGGTGACCTGTCGATTCCCGTCACGATCGCGCTGATCGCGGTGACCGCCAGGTTCATCGAGCCGATCAACCGCGCCGCCCAGCTGAGCACCGCGATCCGCAGTGCCGGTGACGCCGCCGAGCGCATCACCGATTTCCTGGCCGAACACGATCTGGCCGAGGCCACCGAGCCGGTGACGCCCGGACCGGCCGAGATCGTCTTCGACAAGGTCGAATTCGGTTACCGCGAAGGCGAGAAGGTCATCGACGAGGTGTCCTTCACCGTCCCCAGCGGCACCACCACGGCCATCGTCGGCCCCTCCGGCGGCGGCAAGACCACCCTGCTGAAACTGGCCTCGAGGTTCTACGACGTCGGCTCCGGAAGTATCACCGTCGGCGGCCACGATGTGCGCCGCCAGCCGTCGGAGACCCTGCTGCGTCAGGTGTCGCTGGTCTTCCAGGACGTCTACCTGTTCAACGAGACCGTCTCCGACAACATCCGCATCGGCAATCCCGACGCCACCGACGAACAGGTCCGCCGGGCCGCCGAGATCGCCCGGGTGGACGAGATCGTCGAACACCTCCCCGAAGGCTGGGACGCCGCCGTCGGCGAGGGTGGCGCGGCCCTGTCCGGCGGTGAGCGCCAACGAGTTTCGATCGCCCGCGCCTTGCTCAAGGACGCCCCGATCGTCCTGCTCGACGAGGCCACCAGCGCCCTCGACCCCCACAGCGAGGCGGCGGTGGTCCGCGGTATCCACGAACTGACTCGCGACAAAACCGTCGTGGTAGTGGCCCACCGCCTGTCCACCATCGCCCACGCCGACCAGATCCTGTTCGTCGAGGGCGGCAAGATCGCCGAACGCGGAACCCACGCGGAGCTACTGGAACTGGGCGGCCGCTACGCCCACTTCTGGTCCGAGCGTTCGCGTGCGACGGGGTGGCACCTGGTCGACGCCTGA
- a CDS encoding helix-turn-helix domain-containing protein produces the protein MVSEPNNTTLPRRILGRRLRELREASNLSRARAAQECEMGSQTLWRLESGRSSEVKKMVINALCDLYRAGDEDRRVLIWLAQESRKDGWWQSYTDALVPDFEMFVGLEQSARHIVSWQSVTLPGLVQAVGYRRAMWEVSTALDGAVDIERELDLIAKRQERLQDSANFSLDVFLSEAVVRHRIGTDRVMTEQLKRLLDVGTLPNVSIRVVRFDAPNHLGLIAKDFVYMEFPDHPNPTLNESPVTYVEGFTGALYLDKESEVEQYRTACCALEQVASDESETRSLIEAIAKEYDA, from the coding sequence ATGGTGTCCGAACCGAACAACACAACGCTCCCGCGCCGAATACTTGGTCGGCGGCTGCGCGAGCTTCGAGAAGCCTCCAATCTGAGCCGAGCCCGTGCCGCTCAGGAATGCGAGATGGGTTCCCAGACGCTGTGGCGCCTGGAGTCCGGTCGCAGCAGCGAGGTCAAGAAGATGGTCATCAATGCGCTGTGCGACCTCTATCGAGCCGGTGACGAAGATCGCCGAGTGCTGATCTGGCTTGCTCAGGAGTCTCGCAAGGACGGCTGGTGGCAGTCGTACACAGACGCGCTGGTGCCGGATTTCGAGATGTTCGTCGGGCTCGAGCAATCCGCCCGGCACATCGTGTCGTGGCAGTCGGTGACCTTGCCGGGTCTCGTGCAAGCAGTCGGATATCGCCGCGCGATGTGGGAGGTGTCCACTGCCCTGGATGGTGCCGTCGATATCGAACGGGAACTCGATCTGATCGCTAAACGTCAGGAGCGGCTGCAGGACTCGGCGAACTTCAGTCTCGATGTCTTTCTGAGCGAGGCGGTCGTGCGTCACCGCATCGGTACGGACCGCGTCATGACCGAGCAATTGAAGCGGCTCCTCGACGTCGGAACACTACCGAACGTGTCGATTCGAGTCGTGCGGTTCGATGCGCCGAACCACCTGGGGCTGATCGCCAAAGACTTTGTGTACATGGAGTTTCCTGACCACCCGAATCCCACGCTGAACGAGTCGCCGGTCACCTATGTCGAGGGCTTCACCGGGGCGTTGTACCTGGATAAGGAAAGCGAAGTGGAGCAATATCGCACGGCGTGCTGCGCTTTGGAGCAGGTAGCATCCGACGAGAGCGAGACTCGTAGCCTGATCGAGGCCATAGCGAAGGAGTACGACGCGTGA
- a CDS encoding DUF397 domain-containing protein produces MKIDLEGARWFKSSRSASGKDCVEIAHLTGGLVGVRDSKSPEGPALVFEPSEWDAFTSGLRTGRLDLPA; encoded by the coding sequence GTGAAGATCGATCTGGAGGGCGCGCGGTGGTTCAAGAGCAGTCGCAGTGCCAGCGGCAAAGACTGCGTTGAGATTGCCCACCTGACCGGCGGGTTGGTCGGTGTTCGTGACTCCAAGAGCCCCGAGGGCCCTGCTCTTGTCTTCGAACCGTCTGAATGGGACGCCTTCACCTCCGGTCTGCGGACGGGTCGGCTCGATTTGCCAGCTTGA
- a CDS encoding ABC transporter ATP-binding protein: MTVDTEPVETQDTAATPAEPLQPDKVALKQQKRADGLARKQVLAPVNSTLTWASLVTVLSSICSVVPFILIVEACRELLAKPIDTGKVWWLVIAAVLVLVLRGLLQVVSLVWTHSVDASFQLSLRQTLAAKLTRVPLGWFTDRSSGEVKKFLQDDVEALHYLVAHARLEFVGAVTVQLVALIYLFTVDWRLSLILLVPLFLYTRGLAAMMGKEHAARFVAFNTSERAIEQSIIEFVDGIQVVRAFGRARKAHGTFQRAVDNTAESLLAWKTPMTKLQSASELFLTPVLLMLIVVVAGLGFADLGWMDAVDILPFLLLGIGLGAALLGIGFGGQALREGAAAALRLHQLQQTPELEVRSDAPVAETSSTGLAVRFENVSFGYRADRTVLRELDFELAPGTITALVGPSGSGKSTLARLLPRFYDVTEGRITIGGKDVRDFSTEELYRTVGFVLQDVRMIRGTIRENIALARPDADAETIERAARAAQIHERILELPRGYDSEIGVDAMLSGGEAQRLSIARTLLADTPILVLDEATAFADPESEAAVQDALAVLVAGRTVLVIAHRLHTITGVHRILVLDEGAVAESGDHASLAQAGGLYQRLWEQNEASIGVLGESPVAARAAEGELR; encoded by the coding sequence ATGACGGTCGACACCGAGCCGGTCGAGACGCAGGACACCGCTGCGACCCCGGCCGAGCCGTTACAGCCCGACAAGGTGGCGCTCAAACAGCAGAAACGCGCCGACGGCCTCGCGCGCAAGCAGGTTCTGGCACCGGTCAACAGCACACTGACCTGGGCGAGCCTGGTGACCGTGCTGTCGTCGATCTGTTCGGTGGTCCCGTTCATTCTGATCGTCGAGGCCTGCCGCGAACTGCTCGCGAAACCGATCGACACCGGCAAGGTCTGGTGGCTGGTGATCGCGGCCGTCCTCGTGCTCGTTCTGCGGGGTCTGCTGCAGGTGGTGTCGCTGGTCTGGACGCATTCGGTGGACGCGTCGTTCCAGCTGAGCCTGCGGCAGACGCTGGCCGCCAAGCTCACCCGGGTGCCGCTGGGCTGGTTCACCGATCGCAGCTCCGGCGAGGTCAAGAAATTCCTCCAGGACGATGTGGAGGCGCTGCACTATCTGGTGGCGCACGCGCGGCTGGAGTTCGTCGGCGCGGTCACCGTCCAATTGGTCGCGCTGATCTACCTCTTCACGGTCGATTGGCGGTTGTCGCTGATCCTGCTAGTGCCGCTGTTCCTCTACACCCGCGGCCTGGCGGCCATGATGGGCAAGGAGCACGCGGCGCGGTTCGTGGCCTTCAACACCAGCGAACGCGCCATCGAGCAGTCCATCATCGAATTCGTCGACGGCATCCAGGTGGTGCGGGCATTCGGCCGGGCGCGCAAGGCGCACGGCACCTTCCAGCGCGCGGTGGACAACACCGCCGAAAGCCTGCTGGCGTGGAAGACGCCGATGACCAAACTGCAGTCGGCCTCCGAACTGTTCCTGACCCCGGTGCTGCTGATGCTGATCGTGGTCGTCGCCGGACTCGGATTCGCCGATCTGGGCTGGATGGACGCGGTCGACATCCTGCCGTTCCTGCTGCTCGGAATCGGTTTGGGCGCCGCGTTGCTCGGTATCGGATTCGGTGGTCAGGCACTGCGCGAGGGCGCTGCGGCCGCGCTGCGACTGCACCAGCTGCAGCAGACGCCGGAACTGGAGGTGCGGTCGGACGCTCCGGTCGCCGAGACCTCCAGCACCGGTCTCGCCGTGCGCTTCGAGAACGTCAGCTTCGGCTATCGCGCCGATCGAACCGTGTTGCGGGAGCTGGACTTCGAGCTCGCACCGGGCACGATCACCGCGCTCGTCGGCCCCAGCGGTTCCGGAAAGTCCACGCTGGCCCGGCTGCTGCCGCGCTTCTACGACGTGACCGAGGGCCGGATCACCATCGGCGGCAAGGACGTCCGGGACTTCTCCACCGAGGAGCTCTATCGCACAGTGGGATTCGTTCTCCAGGACGTGCGGATGATCCGCGGGACGATCCGCGAGAACATCGCCCTGGCCCGGCCGGACGCCGACGCCGAGACCATCGAGCGGGCGGCCCGCGCCGCGCAGATCCACGAACGCATCCTGGAACTGCCGCGCGGATACGACTCCGAGATCGGCGTCGACGCAATGCTGTCCGGCGGTGAGGCGCAACGGTTGTCGATCGCGCGCACCCTGCTCGCCGACACCCCGATCCTGGTGCTCGACGAGGCCACCGCCTTCGCCGATCCGGAATCGGAGGCCGCGGTGCAGGACGCACTGGCGGTGCTGGTCGCCGGTCGCACGGTGCTGGTGATCGCGCATCGCCTGCACACCATCACCGGTGTGCATCGCATTCTGGTGCTGGACGAGGGCGCTGTCGCCGAATCCGGTGATCACGCGAGCCTGGCGCAGGCCGGTGGGCTCTATCAACGTTTGTGGGAACAGAACGAGGCGTCTATCGGGGTGCTCGGCGAGTCCCCGGTGGCGGCCCGTGCTGCGGAAGGGGAACTCCGGTGA